The nucleotide sequence AGCACACAGTGACCCACAGCATCGGAGACAAGAGAAGAAGACAAAGTGTGAGTTGTTTCATGCATTCTTTATTTGTTCGTTTAGCGAAAGGGTGAGAGGTTATGCACCTGTACTTTCAGGTTGATTAGGTACATAGGAAGATGGAATTTGTACCAAAAAGTAGGTATTGCTGCATATTTCATCATATACAAtgaatgtttttatttgatttagtaCGTTGTCATgtaataattattatttttgaGTAAATACTTAAATGCATCCATGTCTATTTGATCATGAAGAACCAGGAAGTATAATGTACTGATTTGTTATAGAGGAATCAGGGGCTCATTTGTAGATCTGATTTTTTATAAGTTATTAAATGAAAAATCACTACTCATCTCACAGACATAATGTCACAATTTCTACCTCGTCTCAGCTTTTCATACAGCAGTATATTGTGTGTACAAGGCCATTTCTCCCTTGGCGAAAATGAAGTTTTTCTCATTTATTTGATTATTAACATCAGAGTATTAAAAGCCATCATAAAGCATGATCATGGATTTACCTTTATGGTCAGTAGAGTCGTGGTCATTGCTCTGTGTGATGTGTAGTCATAAACATTTTTCTGTATGGTTTTAGAGATGTATTATAGTTGTATCAATAGTCACTGTATTATCTATAGTGGCATATTAATATGAATTCCTCTCTGTTTTTACAGAATCCTGTTGTCATTGCAGTGTCAGTGTAGTCGTGTCCAGCCAGTCTCCTGCATTACTGTTCCTGCTCTCCCTCTACTCACTGCTGCCATGTTGTACCCAGCTCTGCTATGTGCTGCTCTGCTCCTGATAGCACCCCTGGGGCACACAGAGGGGCGCACCCTGCACCCCTCACCTGATGCCATCCAGGTAAGGAGGGTGAAGGGAGAGGGGTAATGGGTAATGGGAGGAGCATAGGAAAagaggggatggggatggagaaaGGGGGAGTGGAAAGTTAGGGGGGGTAGGGGGAGCTGGGGAGAGTGGGacagaggggagatggggagagtagggggagctggggagagtagggggagctggggagagtgggacagaggggagatggggagagtagggggagctggggagagtagggggagctggtgagagtgggacagaggggagatggggagagtagggggagctggggagagtagggggagctggggagagtgggacagaggggagatggggagagtgggacagaggggagatggggaagaggggagtagagggTATATTTGGATCATCAATAACTTTTTTACTGAGCTCATTACTTTTCTGCGTGGTAATTATAACATGTTTATTGCATAATAATAACAGCATATTTGTTGTTCCTGCCTAGTTTGTTGAGCAGTTTCTAGATCGCTACAACGACCTGACCCTGGATGACCTGGAGAACCTGGTGAGCAGCCAACCAGAGGAGCCCTCCTCGGCTTTCACTTCCGGGGTCAAAGTCGCTGAGTACCCCAAATGGGCTGACATACCAGCACAGGGTGACAGCACCTGGCTCCGCCTCCTGAAGGGGACACTGGCCAATCAGAAAAGAGCTGTGACGGACCGGTCGAGAAGGGGGTGGAACCGAGGATGCTTCGGACTCAAACTGGACAGGATCGGGTCAATGAGTGGACTGGGCtgctagtggagagagaggaagagactgaCGCCCCTCAGGGGATATGAGGACGAACACACAGTAGGCTGCTACACAGCACACAGTCATTTACACACATGTGGTGAATACAAGGATGTTAATGTGAGTACAAAGGAGGTCTACATGTAGCGTAGCTGTAGTGTACTTGCTGTATTGCTAATGTGGTTCCATCGAGCTTAAAGAAAGTTACTCTATATGTCTCCTGGCTGTTGGAAGGGGTTGGCTGTACTTATATTGTACATCTATTCATTTGAATCTTGAAAGTATCAGAGTTATGTTTACATCAAGCTGTTATTCTATTTTAAGTCTCTGAGTGTTGTTTTGACAGTAAATCTGCACTTTATTTAAATCTAGGTATTTAAAAGTTGTCTTTTTTGACTAATATTGTCCGTGTTAATCCTGCAGGAATAGTTGTGTTATGGCATGATTCAtggaaataaatatttaaaaaaatataattaaAGTCAAGTGTTTCTTCTCTCTGATATTGGTTTTACATTTGGCATGAATAAATGTACACTGAACCACGTTGTATTGATTAGACATTTGGCATGAATAAATGTACACTGAACCACGTATTGATTTGACATACATTTGGCATGAATAAATGTACACTGAACCACATTGTATTGATTAGAC is from Oncorhynchus gorbuscha isolate QuinsamMale2020 ecotype Even-year linkage group LG19, OgorEven_v1.0, whole genome shotgun sequence and encodes:
- the wu:fj39g12 gene encoding C-type natriuretic peptide-like isoform X1 encodes the protein MKRILLSLQCQCSRVQPVSCITVPALPLLTAAMLYPALLCAALLLIAPLGHTEGRTLHPSPDAIQFVEQFLDRYNDLTLDDLENLVSSQPEEPSSAFTSGVKVAEYPKWADIPAQGDSTWLRLLKGTLANQKRAVTDRSRRGWNRGCFGLKLDRIGSMSGLGC
- the wu:fj39g12 gene encoding C-type natriuretic peptide-like isoform X2 encodes the protein MLYPALLCAALLLIAPLGHTEGRTLHPSPDAIQFVEQFLDRYNDLTLDDLENLVSSQPEEPSSAFTSGVKVAEYPKWADIPAQGDSTWLRLLKGTLANQKRAVTDRSRRGWNRGCFGLKLDRIGSMSGLGC